One window from the genome of Amaranthus tricolor cultivar Red isolate AtriRed21 chromosome 9, ASM2621246v1, whole genome shotgun sequence encodes:
- the LOC130823295 gene encoding uncharacterized protein LOC130823295, protein MTLIISCVNISIKLQNVLKALNLDVDDISGQCYDNGSNMKGKHQGVQKRLREINPRASYMHCACHSLNLTLCDIAHSFSRAISFFIIVQRLYTLFSSSTKRRKILLDNVSELTVKYLSNTRWESRIKSIKTIRFQGPQIRLALSMLYDSYGNDAKTKSDAESLYNALGSYEFLLGMVMWYEIFFVINKISMTLQSKSMCISVTIEQIGYMLSYFVKFTDEIFISCLNIAKILHLIWMLNSPFQ, encoded by the exons ATGACTCTTATAATATCATGTGTGAATATTtcaataa AATTGCAAAATGTATTAAAAGCTCTTAATCTCGATGTTGACGATATAAGTGGTCAATGTTATGATAATGGTTCTAATATGAAAGGAAAACATCAAGGTGTACAAAAGCGTTTACGTGAAATAAACCCTAGAGCATCATATATGCATTGTGCTTGTCATAGTTTAAATCTTACTCTTTGCGACATAGCACATTCTTTCTCACGAGCCATTTCATTCTTTATAATTGTTCAACGCTTATATACACTATTCTCTAGTTCCacaaaaagaaggaaaatattGCTTGACAATGTTTCTGAACTTACTGTTAAATATTTATCTAATACTCGTTGGGAGAGTCGAATTAAAAGTATTAAAACAATTAGATTTCAAGGTCCCCAAATAAGATTAGCTTTGTCTATGCTTTATGATTCTTATGGTAATGATGCTAAAACTAAGAGTGACGCTGAGTCTTTGTATAATGCACTTGGAAGTTATGAGTTTTTGCTTGGTATGGTCATGTGGTATGAAATAttctttgttataaataagATAAGCATGACCTTGCAATCTAAATCTATGTGTATTAGTGTCACTATAGAACAAATAGGATACATGTTGTCATATTTTGTAAAGTTTACagatgaaatatttatttcttGCCTAAATATTGCTAAAATATTGCATTTGATATGGATGTTGAACTCACCCTTCCAATAA